One Pseudorasbora parva isolate DD20220531a chromosome 8, ASM2467924v1, whole genome shotgun sequence DNA window includes the following coding sequences:
- the si:ch1073-429i10.3 gene encoding histone H3.3A produces the protein MARTKQTARKSTGGKAPRKQLATKAARKSAPSTGGVKKPHRYRPGTVALREIRRYQKSTELLIRKLPFQRLVREIAQDFKTDLRFQSAAIGALQEASEAYLVGLFEDTNLCAIHAKRVTIMPKDIQLARRIRGERA, from the exons atgGCCCGTACTAAGCAAACCGCCCGTAAGTCGACTGGAGGCAAAGCTCCGCGTAAGCAGCTGGCCACTAAAGCGGCCCGTAAGAGCGCTCCGTCCACGGGCGGAGTCAAGAAGCCGCATCGCTACAG gcccGGGACCGTGGCTCTGCGTGAGATCCGCCGTTACCAGAAGTCCACTGAGCTGCTGATCCGCAAACTTCCCTTCCAGCGTCTGGTGCGAGAAATCGCTCAAGACTTCAAGACCGACCTGCGCTTCCAGAGCGCCGCCATCGGAGCGCTGCAG gaggCCAGCGAGGCGTATCTGGTGGGTCTTTTTGAGGACACTAACCTGTGTGCCATCCATGCCAAGAGAGTGACCATCATGCCCAAAGACATCCAGCTGGCGCGCCGCATCCGTGGAGAACGCGCCTAA